DNA from Aureimonas sp. AU20:
AGTTCTGGCAACGGAGCGCCCGCATCTCAGCCGGCCGCCGGAACGTGTACGCGTGCTCGTATCGAGCCGCCATGAGGCCCTGGCGATCGGCGCTCGCTATGAGGGCCTCGTGCGCCTGCAGCCGCCGGCAGGCCCTGCCTTTCCCGGTGGATATGACTTCGCTTTCATGCCCTATTTCGACGGCACCGGAGCCTTCGGCTACTCGCTCGGGCCGCCGAACCCCTCCGTGGAACCCGGGACGCTTGGAGTTTTCGAACACGTCGCCAAGCTGCGCCTGCTGATCGGCGATAGGATTCGCGCCGTGATGCCGGACGAGCGCGGCGCGGTCGCGGCGGCGCTCATCAATGGCGAGCGCGCCGGGATTCCCGACGACATCGAAGCCGCCTTGCGAGTGACCGGACTTGCCCATGTCCTGTCGATCTCCGGCTTTCACATGGCGCTGGTGGCGGGAATGACCATGCTGGCGGTGCGCTCAAGCATCGCCGCCTTTCCGTCGCTGGCGCTGCGCTGGCAGGCGCGCAAGATCGCGGCGGTCGCGGCGCTGGGCATCACCGGGTTCTACTTCCTACTGGCGGGTGACAACGCCGCAACCGAGCGATCCTTCGTCATGATCGCGATCATGCTGGGCGCGGTTCTGGTGGATCGACCGGCCCTGACCCTGCGCAATGTTGCGATTGCGGCCATGGTGGTCATGCTGATCTCGCCGCATGCACTGATGACCGCGACCTTCCAGATGTCGTTTGCCGCCACCGCCGCGCTGGTCGGGGCATATGGTGCCTATTCCCGGTGGTCGAAGGGGGTGGGCGACGATCTCTCGCCCTTGCGCACGCTGGCGCTGGTTGTGATCGGCGTGTTCGTGTCGTCTCTGATCGCCGGCGCGGCGACGGCGCCTTATGCGATCTACCACTTTCAGCGGGCCGCGCCCTTCGGCCTTCTCGCCAATGTCCTGGCGACGCCGATCTTCTCGTTCTGGATCATGCCGCTGGCCTTGGCGAGCGTCTGCCTGATGCCGCTCGGCCTTGAAAGCTTGGCGCTTGTGCCCATCGGCTGGGGGCTCGATCTCGTGTTCTGGATGGCAAAGGCGCTGGCCGCTGCCTTTCCAGACTATGGCGTCGGGCAGATCGGCAGCGTCAGCCTCATCTGCTTCACGGTCTGTCTGCTGCTGCTCTCGTTTTGCCAGAGCCATTTTCGATGGGCGGCGGTCGCCCCGCTGGTTCTCGGCCTTCTCCTCGTTCCTGCAGCCTCGCGTCCCGAATTCGTCATATCGGAGGACGCTCGGGACATTGCCGTGATCGGCGAGGATGGCCGGGTGATCGATCTTCGCAAACGCCCGAACCGCTTTGTGCACGATCAATGGAAGCGCGCCTACCAGTTGGCGCCTCTCGGCCGTTCGAAGGACGATCGAAAGACCTTCGAATGCAAGGAGCAGATTTGCCGTGCGAAGACCCGCTCCGGGCTCCGCGTTGCCTGGACCGATCAGTTGGAGAAGCTGGGAGAACTCTGCGACACGGCCGATATCGCCGTGGTCGCCCGCGCGCCTCGCATCGAATCCTGCCGCTCAGGTGCGAAACTTCTGACACTCCGCACACTGCGGCGCACAGGCGCGGTGGCTCTGGAGAGGCAGCGAGGCGGATGGGCGCTGCAGCCGTCCATTCCCCAGGCCTTCGAGGAATGGAACCAGCATCGCTCGGCGCCTTGGCCCGAACGAATGGGAGGCGAGAAGCCGGGCCAGAAAAAGCTGAAAGGCGCGCGGCCGCGCCCTAGTGATAGCGGCGGATCAGACCGACGAGACGACCCTGCACCTTGACCCGTCCCGCTTCCAAGACCCGCGTCTCGTAGGCGGGATTGGCGGCTTCCAACTCGACCATAGTGCCGCGACGACGGAAGCGCTTCAAGGTAGCCTCCTCCTCGTCGATGAGGGCCACGACGATCTCGCCGGCGGTTGCCGTCTCGGCCCGCTGGATCAGCACCGTGTCGCCGTCGAGAATGCCGGCTTCGACCATCGAATCGCCTTTCACCTCCAGAGCGTAATGCTCGCCCTGGCCGAACATCTCGATCGGGAGCGCGATGGAGCGGCTGTTCTGCTGGATTGCGGAAATAGGAACACCCGCAGCGATGCGGCCCATAACGGGAACGGGCATCGAGTCATTGGCAGCGTCCGCCGTCTCGCCGCTTCGCGCGGTGGCAGCCCGCCCCGGAAAGGGCAAAACCTGCCGCTCGATCGTCTCGCCTTGGGAAACCTTCGCGGTAGTTGACGCGGCGACCTGACCTTTACCGGCCATGGAATCGGGAAGCCGAACGACTTCAAGAGCACGGGCTCGGTTGGGAAGGCGGCGGATGAAGCCGCGTTCCTCCAGCGCCGTAATCAACCGGTGGATGCCGGATTTGGATTTCAGGTCCAGCGCTTCCTTCATCTCGTCGAAGGACGGGGGAACGCCGATCGACTGCAGGCGATCATGAATGAAGAGGAGCAATTCATGCTGCTTGCGGGTCAACATCGTTCGTATCCAACCAAAACAAAACCTGAACAAAGCCTATCTGTTCTGTTTGTGTTCTGCAAGGATGCCTGTCAAGCCAATCGCACGAACTCACAGGGATCGCCGGTCTCGCCAGGAGGAGCATAAGGTTGCCTGACGAGAAGCACCTCCGCTAGGGCGAAGACACTGAGGAGCGAGGAGTCCTGCCGATCGAACGGGACGATGCGGGGCTTGCCGTCTGTCTCCCCACTGATTCGGCCACGCATGAACTCGGCACGATGGTCGTTGGCAGAAGCGGGCGCTCCCAATACGCCCCTTTCATAGCCACCGTGCGCCGGGCGCCCGGCCAGCCGTTCGACCAGCGGCCGAAGAAACAATTCGGCGGTGACGAGGCTGGAGGCGGGGTTTCCCGGCAGACCTAGAAACC
Protein-coding regions in this window:
- a CDS encoding ComEC/Rec2 family competence protein — its product is MIAIALVFGSGWRPPGWLGPVFAFVSIAGANFGAGRPFVRSAFLLPLGFALGLSASWIELKTTDTVMLSGNATVRISGRVLLREQDDRGRYRYTIQVLATERPHLSRPPERVRVLVSSRHEALAIGARYEGLVRLQPPAGPAFPGGYDFAFMPYFDGTGAFGYSLGPPNPSVEPGTLGVFEHVAKLRLLIGDRIRAVMPDERGAVAAALINGERAGIPDDIEAALRVTGLAHVLSISGFHMALVAGMTMLAVRSSIAAFPSLALRWQARKIAAVAALGITGFYFLLAGDNAATERSFVMIAIMLGAVLVDRPALTLRNVAIAAMVVMLISPHALMTATFQMSFAATAALVGAYGAYSRWSKGVGDDLSPLRTLALVVIGVFVSSLIAGAATAPYAIYHFQRAAPFGLLANVLATPIFSFWIMPLALASVCLMPLGLESLALVPIGWGLDLVFWMAKALAAAFPDYGVGQIGSVSLICFTVCLLLLSFCQSHFRWAAVAPLVLGLLLVPAASRPEFVISEDARDIAVIGEDGRVIDLRKRPNRFVHDQWKRAYQLAPLGRSKDDRKTFECKEQICRAKTRSGLRVAWTDQLEKLGELCDTADIAVVARAPRIESCRSGAKLLTLRTLRRTGAVALERQRGGWALQPSIPQAFEEWNQHRSAPWPERMGGEKPGQKKLKGARPRPSDSGGSDRRDDPAP
- the lexA gene encoding transcriptional repressor LexA, whose translation is MLTRKQHELLLFIHDRLQSIGVPPSFDEMKEALDLKSKSGIHRLITALEERGFIRRLPNRARALEVVRLPDSMAGKGQVAASTTAKVSQGETIERQVLPFPGRAATARSGETADAANDSMPVPVMGRIAAGVPISAIQQNSRSIALPIEMFGQGEHYALEVKGDSMVEAGILDGDTVLIQRAETATAGEIVVALIDEEEATLKRFRRRGTMVELEAANPAYETRVLEAGRVKVQGRLVGLIRRYH